From Pseudomonas sp. B21-028, one genomic window encodes:
- a CDS encoding MBL fold metallo-hydrolase yields MTTHLDYRTHEEEKSNGQLAPGMHLAPTGLNIEELVPSRYAVRVGDIDVLVVSDGVLPLPTTTMSTNADPAARAAWFKEMFLGPDAFDWALNVLVVRSGEQTILVDAGLGGQFPGFPRAGQFPKRLAAAGIDLGSVTDVVITHMHMDHIGGLLVDEVKNRLRPDVRIHVAAIEVAFWASPDFTLTSMPSPVPDVLRATADEFMKVYGSKLRTFENEHEVAPGVVAKLTGGHTPGHSVVHVTSAGERLTFAGDALFPVAFDHPDWHNGFEHDPEEAVRVRVRLMQEAAASGELLVATHLPFPSVGRVAVEGDAFRWVAAFWDY; encoded by the coding sequence ATGACAACGCATCTGGACTACCGCACTCACGAGGAAGAGAAAAGCAACGGTCAGTTGGCCCCGGGCATGCACCTGGCCCCAACGGGATTGAACATTGAAGAGCTGGTGCCTTCGCGTTATGCCGTGCGGGTCGGTGATATCGACGTGCTGGTGGTCAGCGATGGCGTGCTGCCGCTGCCGACCACGACGATGTCCACCAACGCCGATCCGGCGGCTCGCGCAGCCTGGTTCAAGGAGATGTTCCTGGGCCCGGATGCGTTCGATTGGGCGCTGAACGTGCTGGTGGTGCGCAGCGGCGAGCAAACCATACTCGTCGATGCCGGGCTGGGCGGGCAGTTTCCCGGCTTTCCACGCGCCGGACAGTTCCCGAAGCGGCTGGCGGCCGCCGGCATCGATCTGGGGTCCGTGACCGACGTGGTCATCACCCACATGCACATGGACCATATCGGCGGGCTGCTGGTCGACGAAGTGAAGAACCGGCTGCGCCCGGACGTGCGGATCCACGTCGCGGCCATCGAAGTTGCGTTCTGGGCGTCACCTGATTTCACCCTGACGTCCATGCCATCGCCGGTGCCGGACGTACTGCGGGCTACTGCCGACGAGTTCATGAAGGTCTACGGCAGCAAGCTGCGCACGTTCGAAAACGAGCATGAGGTGGCACCGGGTGTGGTCGCCAAGCTGACGGGGGGACACACTCCGGGGCACAGCGTGGTCCATGTGACCTCCGCTGGTGAGCGGCTGACCTTTGCCGGTGACGCGCTGTTCCCGGTCGCCTTCGACCATCCCGACTGGCACAACGGTTTTGAACATGACCCCGAGGAAGCCGTTCGCGTTCGGGTCCGGCTCATGCAGGAAGCGGCGGCGAGCGGTGAGCTGCTGGTCGCCACGCATTTGCCGTTTCCGTCAGTGGGAAGGGTGGCGGTGGAGGGAGATGCGTTTCGCTGGGTAGCGGCTTTCTGGGATTACTGA
- a CDS encoding LysR family transcriptional regulator has product MPSGDLQMDWLKCFVAVVDAGSLSGAALEVHRSQSAVSMQMKKLETALGRQLLSRGPRHLQLTLDGQTLLGYARRMVALHAETQAAFHGEELTGRIRLGVAEDYAAKYLTPVLKRFAPRYGGVEIELDCEQSTALIPRVMNGDLDLALVSRDSPQRGTFLFKEPMVWVGSPQFELWRRDPIPIAVYESASLARRNAVNSLTLLGRRYKVVYNSSSLAGQVAAVEGGIAIAAITQCSVPASLQVLGNEHDLGGIQPMEVSVFRSRASRGSKAVNSLHAFIIGALRSQQAT; this is encoded by the coding sequence ATGCCTTCCGGCGATTTGCAGATGGATTGGCTCAAGTGCTTTGTCGCGGTGGTGGACGCCGGTTCGCTGTCAGGCGCGGCCCTTGAGGTGCATCGGTCACAGTCCGCTGTGAGCATGCAGATGAAGAAATTGGAAACGGCGCTCGGGCGGCAGTTGTTGAGTCGCGGTCCTCGGCACCTGCAACTGACCCTCGATGGGCAGACCCTCCTGGGCTATGCGCGGCGCATGGTCGCGCTGCATGCCGAAACCCAGGCCGCCTTCCATGGCGAAGAACTGACCGGGCGTATACGGCTGGGCGTTGCCGAGGATTATGCGGCCAAGTACCTGACGCCTGTGCTCAAGCGCTTCGCTCCCCGATACGGGGGCGTCGAAATAGAACTGGATTGCGAGCAGTCGACGGCCCTGATTCCACGGGTGATGAACGGGGACCTGGACCTGGCGCTGGTTTCCAGGGATTCCCCCCAACGGGGTACATTTCTGTTCAAGGAACCCATGGTGTGGGTAGGGTCGCCCCAGTTCGAGCTCTGGCGGCGCGACCCGATCCCTATTGCGGTCTACGAAAGCGCCAGTCTGGCCCGGCGCAACGCGGTCAATTCGTTAACGCTGCTGGGCCGGCGGTACAAAGTGGTCTACAACAGCTCCAGCCTCGCAGGCCAAGTCGCGGCGGTGGAAGGTGGGATTGCCATCGCTGCCATCACCCAGTGCAGTGTTCCGGCCTCGCTGCAAGTGCTCGGCAACGAACACGATCTGGGCGGCATACAACCGATGGAAGTGTCGGTCTTTCGCAGTCGAGCCTCTCGGGGCTCGAAGGCAGTGAACAGCCTTCACGCCTTCATCATCGGTGCGTTGAGGAGCCAGCAGGCAACATAG
- a CDS encoding LysR family transcriptional regulator, translating to MNIKFLETFVWVARLKSFRLTAEKLFTTQASISSRIAALEDEMGVRLFVRDSKGVSLTSEGQRVLEYAERIMDTMQSMKAVIQDPRQVRGRIRIGAMDTVIHTWLSPLVTHLMECYPALEIELSADTASNLCSQLEKGYQDIIFQTDILRLDSVRNALLTRYPMHWVVRTGSVYDRRYASLEDLSQERIVTFSRNSRPHQDILNLLHSANIVSPRINCVNSASAITRLVRDGFGIGAMPAALVQGELAQGTLTLITGVPLPSVMDIVASWRTGAGMERVEDIVSLTREVVDDFVSALPAGYRQEAQ from the coding sequence GTGAATATCAAGTTTCTGGAAACCTTCGTATGGGTCGCTCGCCTGAAGAGTTTCCGGCTCACGGCGGAGAAACTCTTCACCACCCAGGCGTCCATCTCCAGCCGGATCGCGGCCCTGGAAGATGAAATGGGCGTGCGACTGTTCGTGCGCGACTCCAAGGGTGTTTCGCTGACCTCCGAAGGGCAACGGGTGCTGGAATATGCCGAGCGCATCATGGACACCATGCAAAGCATGAAGGCCGTGATCCAGGATCCGCGCCAGGTCCGCGGCCGGATCCGCATCGGCGCCATGGATACGGTCATCCACACCTGGCTCAGCCCGTTGGTGACGCACCTGATGGAATGCTATCCGGCCCTGGAAATCGAACTGTCGGCCGACACGGCGAGCAATCTCTGTTCCCAACTGGAGAAAGGCTATCAGGACATCATTTTCCAGACCGATATCCTGCGCCTGGACAGCGTGCGCAATGCACTCCTGACTCGTTATCCGATGCACTGGGTGGTGCGCACCGGCTCTGTCTATGATCGTCGATACGCCTCGCTGGAGGATTTGTCCCAGGAACGCATCGTGACGTTCTCACGCAACTCGCGACCCCATCAGGACATTCTCAACCTGCTGCACTCGGCGAATATCGTGTCACCGCGCATCAACTGCGTGAACTCGGCCTCGGCCATCACCCGCCTGGTTCGCGACGGCTTCGGCATCGGCGCCATGCCGGCGGCGCTGGTACAGGGCGAGCTGGCCCAGGGCACCCTGACTTTGATAACCGGCGTGCCGCTGCCCTCGGTGATGGACATCGTTGCCAGTTGGCGCACCGGCGCGGGAATGGAACGGGTAGAAGACATCGTCAGCCTGACCCGGGAGGTGGTGGATGACTTCGTCAGCGCATTGCCCGCGGGGTACCGGCAGGAGGCGCAGTAG
- a CDS encoding Gfo/Idh/MocA family protein has translation MQPIRLGLVGYGKIAQDQHVPAIHANPAFQLVAVATQGQPCAGVENFKSLGELLASGPQVDAIAFCTPPQGRFALVEQALAAGKHVLVEKPPCATLGEAMALVGQAEEQGVSALFAWHSRYAPGIEAARDWLASRTLQSVQIDWKEDVRKWHPGQAWIWQPGGLGVFDPGINALSIATHLLPRPLFVKSAQLRVPDNCQSPIAASIQMSDARHLDIRAEFDFDHGHDELWSIEIRCAEGTLRLDNGGALLSIDGVRQAVSEEGEYAAVYRHFQQLIADKASDLDLQPLRLVADSFFVGSRTLVEPFYD, from the coding sequence ATGCAACCGATTCGTCTCGGTCTGGTGGGCTATGGCAAGATTGCCCAGGATCAACATGTCCCTGCCATCCACGCCAATCCCGCGTTTCAACTGGTGGCGGTCGCCACGCAAGGGCAGCCCTGTGCCGGGGTAGAGAATTTCAAGTCCCTGGGTGAGCTGCTTGCCAGCGGTCCCCAGGTCGATGCGATAGCGTTTTGCACGCCGCCGCAGGGTCGATTCGCGCTGGTGGAGCAGGCCTTGGCTGCCGGCAAACACGTGCTGGTGGAGAAACCGCCGTGCGCTACCCTCGGCGAAGCGATGGCGTTGGTCGGTCAGGCTGAAGAGCAGGGCGTCAGTGCCTTGTTCGCCTGGCACTCGCGCTACGCGCCCGGCATCGAAGCGGCCCGGGACTGGCTGGCCAGCCGCACCCTGCAGAGTGTGCAGATCGACTGGAAAGAAGACGTGCGCAAATGGCATCCCGGCCAGGCGTGGATCTGGCAACCGGGTGGTTTGGGCGTGTTCGATCCCGGTATCAATGCCTTGTCGATCGCGACCCATCTGTTGCCACGACCGCTGTTTGTCAAGTCGGCGCAGCTGCGGGTTCCCGATAATTGCCAGTCACCTATTGCCGCGAGCATCCAGATGTCGGACGCGCGCCACCTCGATATCCGCGCGGAGTTCGATTTCGACCACGGCCATGATGAACTCTGGAGCATCGAGATTCGTTGCGCCGAAGGCACCTTGCGCCTGGACAACGGCGGCGCCCTGTTGAGCATCGATGGCGTGCGCCAGGCGGTTTCGGAGGAGGGCGAGTACGCGGCAGTGTATCGACACTTCCAACAGCTGATCGCCGACAAGGCCAGCGACCTGGACCTGCAACCGTTGCGACTGGTGGCGGATAGCTTTTTTGTCGGCAGCCGGACGTTGGTTGAACCGTTCTACGATTGA
- a CDS encoding enoyl-CoA hydratase/isomerase family protein — MTAQVSSQATGSVEVVACEVLVEVRNHIGHLTLNRPAGLNALTLGMVRSLQQQLDAWLADPNIHAVVLRGAGDKAFCAGGDIRSLYDSHKQGDTLHEDFFVEEYALDLTIHHYRKPILALMDGFVLGGGMGLAQGADLRVVTERSRLGMPEVGIGYFPDVGGSYFLPRIPGELGIYLGVSGTQIKAADALYCGLADWYLESRKLAQLDERLDRLEWSDMPLKDLQSLLAKLAVQQLPAPPLDDLRPAIDHFFALPDVPSMVEQLRQVTVANSHEWALQTAELLETRSPLAMAVTLEMLRRGRHLSLEDCFALELHLDRQWFERGDLIEGVRALLIDKDKKPRWNPPTLDALDANRVASFFDGLDHLGN, encoded by the coding sequence ATGACTGCTCAGGTTTCATCCCAAGCCACAGGGAGCGTCGAAGTCGTGGCCTGTGAGGTGTTGGTCGAGGTTCGCAACCACATCGGCCATTTGACCCTGAACCGCCCCGCCGGCCTCAATGCCCTGACCCTGGGCATGGTGCGCAGCTTGCAGCAACAACTCGATGCCTGGCTTGCCGACCCGAATATCCACGCGGTGGTGTTGCGCGGCGCCGGAGACAAGGCGTTCTGTGCCGGTGGCGATATCCGTTCGCTCTACGACAGCCACAAGCAGGGCGACACGCTGCACGAAGACTTTTTCGTCGAGGAGTACGCCCTCGACCTGACGATTCACCATTACCGCAAACCGATCCTCGCCCTGATGGACGGTTTCGTCCTGGGCGGCGGCATGGGCCTGGCCCAGGGCGCGGACCTGCGGGTGGTCACCGAACGCAGCCGCCTGGGTATGCCCGAGGTCGGCATCGGTTACTTTCCGGATGTCGGTGGCAGTTATTTTCTGCCGCGCATCCCCGGCGAGCTGGGCATCTACCTCGGGGTTAGCGGTACCCAGATAAAGGCGGCCGACGCGTTGTACTGCGGGCTGGCCGACTGGTACCTGGAAAGCCGCAAGCTCGCTCAACTCGATGAGCGTCTCGACCGGCTGGAATGGAGCGACATGCCGCTCAAGGACCTGCAAAGCCTGCTGGCGAAACTCGCCGTGCAGCAACTGCCGGCCCCACCGCTGGACGACCTGCGCCCGGCCATCGATCACTTCTTCGCCCTGCCCGATGTGCCGAGCATGGTCGAGCAACTGCGCCAGGTCACCGTCGCCAACAGCCATGAGTGGGCGCTGCAAACCGCCGAACTGCTGGAAACCCGCTCGCCCCTGGCCATGGCGGTCACCCTGGAGATGCTGCGACGTGGCCGCCACCTGAGTCTGGAAGACTGTTTTGCCCTGGAGCTGCACCTGGACCGGCAATGGTTCGAACGCGGCGACCTGATCGAAGGCGTGCGCGCCCTGCTGATCGACAAAGACAAGAAGCCACGCTGGAACCCGCCAACCCTGGATGCGCTGGACGCGAACCGGGTGGCGAGTTTCTTCGACGGCCTCGATCACCTCGGGAATTGA
- a CDS encoding response regulator yields the protein MSEIPLVVCDDSNMARKQVLRALPADWSVSITEASNGRQAMEAIRKGLGQVVLLDLTMPEMDGYQVLSALRTEGLKAQVIVISGDVQEEAVRRVSELGALAFLKKPFDETELRQTLNRLGLLTQSTQTPQQHRSTNNTAIHFHDAFRETVNVAIGRAAALIAKVLGVFVQLPVPNVNILEVGELHMALADAGSSQQLTAICQGFIGSGIAGEALLMFHDSEVADIAQLMQRQSADYSDLEMVLDLSSVLIGACLSSIAEQIDVVFSQGHPQVLGQHAAIDELIRVNQTRWKKTLAVEISYSLEGHDIRFDLLLLFTEDSIERLTHKLAYLMS from the coding sequence GTGTCAGAGATTCCCCTAGTGGTGTGTGATGACTCCAACATGGCCCGTAAGCAGGTGTTACGGGCACTGCCGGCGGACTGGTCGGTTTCCATTACCGAGGCCAGTAACGGTCGCCAGGCCATGGAGGCCATACGCAAGGGGCTGGGCCAAGTGGTGCTGCTCGACCTGACCATGCCGGAGATGGATGGTTACCAGGTACTGAGCGCGCTGCGCACCGAAGGATTGAAGGCACAAGTCATCGTGATTTCCGGTGACGTCCAGGAGGAAGCGGTACGTCGCGTCAGTGAGTTGGGCGCATTGGCCTTCCTTAAAAAGCCTTTCGACGAAACCGAACTGCGCCAGACCCTCAACCGCCTGGGCCTGCTGACCCAATCAACACAGACGCCACAGCAGCATCGCTCGACAAACAACACCGCCATCCATTTTCATGATGCGTTCCGCGAGACGGTCAACGTTGCCATCGGCCGGGCCGCCGCCCTGATTGCCAAGGTCCTGGGCGTCTTCGTTCAGTTGCCGGTGCCGAACGTGAACATCCTCGAAGTCGGAGAGCTGCACATGGCGCTCGCCGATGCCGGCAGCTCCCAGCAACTCACAGCCATCTGCCAGGGCTTTATCGGCAGCGGCATCGCCGGCGAAGCCCTGCTGATGTTCCATGACTCGGAAGTCGCCGATATCGCGCAATTGATGCAGCGCCAGAGCGCCGACTATTCGGACCTGGAAATGGTCCTCGACCTTTCCAGCGTACTGATCGGCGCGTGCCTGAGCAGCATTGCCGAGCAGATCGACGTGGTGTTTTCCCAAGGTCACCCGCAGGTGCTCGGCCAGCATGCGGCGATCGACGAACTGATCCGGGTCAACCAGACCCGCTGGAAAAAAACCCTCGCCGTGGAAATCAGCTACAGCCTGGAAGGCCACGACATTCGCTTCGACCTGTTATTGCTGTTCACGGAAGACTCAATCGAGCGGTTGACCCACAAACTCGCTTACTTGATGAGCTAA
- a CDS encoding diguanylate cyclase, which produces MNNPVDLNEFHWLLAIVQSIDVGVVVLDRDYRVQVWNTFMENRSGVQPKDAHNQHFFSLFPEVDHKWFSRKVESVAALGTPAFTVWEQRPYLVRFKNYQPITGHEAFMYQNTTLLPLRSPDSKINHICLVIYDVTDVATNRHQLQAANAQLQLLSSTDRLTGLYNRGHWEENLKAAYARHQRYGNNSSLVMFDIDHFKRVNDTYGHQAGDKVIEQVARLVREHVRDSDVAGRYGGEEFGVVLSDTDKAGARMFAERLRKAVEEMEVSYGDQVIRFTISLGVADLSQPSNSHADLIAWADEALYTSKKTGRNRVTVRE; this is translated from the coding sequence ATGAACAACCCTGTTGATCTGAACGAATTCCATTGGTTGCTGGCGATTGTCCAGAGCATTGACGTCGGCGTGGTGGTGCTTGACCGCGACTATCGGGTACAGGTCTGGAACACGTTCATGGAGAACCGTTCCGGGGTCCAGCCGAAGGACGCCCACAACCAGCACTTCTTCAGCCTGTTTCCCGAAGTCGACCACAAATGGTTCAGCCGCAAGGTGGAAAGCGTCGCCGCCCTGGGCACACCCGCCTTCACCGTCTGGGAGCAGCGTCCGTACCTGGTGCGGTTCAAGAACTACCAGCCGATCACCGGCCACGAAGCGTTCATGTACCAGAACACCACCCTGCTGCCCCTGCGCTCCCCCGACAGCAAGATCAACCATATCTGCCTGGTGATCTATGACGTCACCGACGTCGCCACCAACCGGCATCAGCTCCAGGCCGCCAACGCCCAGTTGCAGCTGCTGTCCAGCACCGATCGGCTGACCGGCCTCTACAACCGTGGACATTGGGAAGAGAACCTCAAGGCCGCCTATGCCCGGCATCAGCGCTATGGCAACAATTCCAGCCTGGTGATGTTCGACATCGACCACTTCAAGCGGGTCAACGACACCTACGGTCACCAGGCAGGCGACAAGGTCATCGAGCAGGTCGCTCGCCTGGTCCGTGAACATGTGCGTGACTCCGATGTTGCCGGACGCTATGGCGGTGAAGAGTTCGGCGTGGTGCTTTCGGATACCGACAAGGCCGGTGCACGGATGTTCGCCGAGCGGCTGCGCAAGGCCGTCGAGGAGATGGAGGTGTCGTACGGCGACCAGGTCATCCGTTTCACCATCAGCCTGGGGGTGGCCGACCTGAGCCAGCCGTCCAACAGCCACGCCGACCTGATCGCCTGGGCGGACGAAGCGTTGTACACCTCCAAGAAAACCGGGCGCAACCGGGTGACGGTACGCGAGTAA
- a CDS encoding DUF2628 domain-containing protein has product MSTTEQVQGTGKYNAKWQERFNFFDTYGAPNDPRHKEAFKALPGFKKKILINANVIAFFFGPIYLFVLGLWKKNLAMIGIMIGLSIAVSVIFGLMGTESPRALDSGMSAAFSVMYAIMTNYAYYLKEVKGEQSWNPFEGMRF; this is encoded by the coding sequence ATGAGCACCACCGAACAAGTACAAGGTACTGGCAAGTACAACGCAAAATGGCAGGAACGCTTTAATTTCTTTGATACCTACGGCGCGCCGAACGACCCGCGACACAAGGAAGCCTTCAAGGCGCTGCCAGGCTTCAAGAAAAAGATCCTGATCAATGCCAACGTGATTGCCTTCTTCTTCGGCCCGATCTACCTGTTCGTCCTGGGGCTCTGGAAGAAGAACCTGGCCATGATCGGCATCATGATCGGCCTCAGTATCGCAGTGAGCGTGATTTTCGGCCTGATGGGCACGGAATCTCCGCGGGCGCTGGATTCGGGCATGAGTGCCGCCTTCTCGGTGATGTACGCGATCATGACCAACTACGCGTACTACCTGAAGGAAGTCAAAGGCGAGCAAAGCTGGAACCCGTTCGAAGGTATGCGCTTCTGA
- a CDS encoding acyl-CoA dehydrogenase family protein, with translation MHDLELTEEQVMIRDMARDFARGEIAPHAQAWEKAGWIDNGLVAKMGELGLLGMVVPEEWGGTYVDYVAYALAVEEISAGDGATGALMSIHNSVGCGPVLNFGTDEQKQTWLADLASGQAIGCFCLTEPQAGSEAHNLRTRAELRDGQWVINGAKQFVSNGKRAKLAIVFAVTDPDLGKKGISAFLVPTDTPGFIVDRTEHKMGIRASDTCAVTLNNCSVPEANLLGTRGKGLAIALSNLEGGRIGIAAQALGIARAAFEAALAYSRDRVQFDKPIIEHQSIANLLADMHTRLNAARLLILHAARLRSAGKPCLSEASQAKLFASEMAEKVCSSAMQIHGGYGYLEDYPVERYYRDARITQIYEGSSEIQRMVIARELKNYLV, from the coding sequence ATGCACGACCTCGAACTGACTGAAGAACAAGTGATGATCCGCGACATGGCCCGGGACTTTGCCCGTGGCGAAATCGCGCCCCATGCCCAGGCGTGGGAAAAGGCCGGGTGGATCGACAATGGCCTGGTGGCGAAAATGGGAGAACTGGGCCTGCTGGGCATGGTGGTACCCGAGGAGTGGGGCGGCACCTACGTCGATTACGTCGCCTACGCCCTGGCGGTGGAAGAGATCTCCGCCGGTGATGGCGCCACCGGGGCCCTGATGAGCATCCACAACTCGGTGGGTTGCGGGCCGGTCCTCAATTTCGGCACCGATGAACAGAAACAGACCTGGCTGGCGGACCTGGCGAGCGGACAGGCCATTGGCTGCTTCTGCCTGACCGAGCCCCAGGCCGGCTCCGAGGCCCACAATCTGCGCACCCGCGCCGAACTGCGGGACGGTCAATGGGTCATCAACGGCGCCAAGCAGTTCGTCAGCAACGGCAAGCGGGCGAAACTGGCGATTGTGTTCGCGGTGACGGACCCGGACCTGGGCAAGAAAGGCATTTCGGCCTTCCTGGTCCCGACCGATACACCAGGCTTCATCGTCGATCGCACCGAGCACAAGATGGGCATCCGCGCTTCGGACACCTGCGCCGTCACCTTGAATAACTGCAGCGTTCCCGAAGCCAACCTGCTGGGTACTCGGGGCAAAGGCCTGGCCATCGCCCTCTCCAACCTGGAAGGCGGCCGGATCGGCATCGCGGCCCAGGCGCTGGGCATTGCCCGGGCGGCATTCGAGGCAGCCCTGGCCTATTCGCGGGATCGGGTGCAGTTCGACAAACCGATCATCGAGCACCAGAGCATCGCCAACCTGCTGGCCGACATGCACACCCGCCTGAATGCCGCCCGCCTGCTCATCCTCCACGCCGCCCGCTTGCGCAGCGCCGGCAAACCCTGCCTCTCGGAAGCCTCCCAGGCGAAGCTGTTCGCCTCGGAAATGGCCGAAAAGGTCTGCTCCTCGGCGATGCAGATTCATGGTGGGTATGGCTATCTGGAAGACTATCCGGTGGAACGCTACTACCGCGATGCGCGGATTACCCAGATCTATGAGGGGTCGAGCGAGATACAGCGGATGGTCATTGCCCGGGAGTTGAAGAACTACCTGGTGTAA
- a CDS encoding LysE family translocator, which translates to MPFETWLLYLVTCCGIAVVPGPNALLALTHGAIHGNRKTLFTISGGVSGFAVMLSLCALGLGALIQASVTWFMVLKIAGGLYLIWLGLGLWRSAPVALDVDAVSGAGPWSLFRQGLLSAVSNPKALLLFTAFIPPFLDPHRNLLAQTATIALTYAVVEFIVEYIVATAAYRVRPWLARAGRRFNKVCGGFFVAFGVVLPIHS; encoded by the coding sequence ATGCCCTTCGAGACCTGGCTGCTCTATCTGGTTACCTGCTGCGGCATTGCGGTGGTGCCCGGGCCCAACGCGCTGCTGGCGCTGACCCACGGTGCGATCCATGGCAACCGCAAGACCCTGTTCACCATCAGCGGCGGTGTGTCGGGATTCGCGGTGATGCTCTCGTTGTGTGCCCTCGGGCTGGGTGCATTGATCCAGGCCTCCGTGACCTGGTTCATGGTGCTAAAGATAGCCGGCGGGCTCTATCTCATCTGGCTGGGCCTGGGGTTGTGGCGGTCGGCGCCGGTTGCCCTGGACGTGGATGCCGTGTCAGGGGCCGGCCCCTGGTCACTTTTCCGGCAGGGCCTGTTGTCGGCGGTCTCGAACCCCAAGGCACTGTTGCTGTTCACCGCATTTATCCCGCCCTTTCTTGACCCGCACAGGAACCTGCTCGCCCAGACCGCCACCATCGCGCTGACCTACGCGGTCGTGGAGTTCATCGTCGAGTACATCGTGGCCACGGCGGCGTATCGGGTCAGGCCGTGGCTGGCCAGGGCCGGACGTCGGTTCAACAAGGTCTGCGGCGGTTTTTTCGTGGCGTTTGGCGTGGTGCTGCCCATCCATTCCTGA
- a CDS encoding putative hydro-lyase, translated as MSLPALSFEQLQQYDPLALRQGIAAGRYQGHTSGLGKGRVQANIVILPGDWANEFLRYCTLNRQACPILDVTEPGDPYFRNLGNAIDIRHEVPRYRVFRDGELSEEPLDIEHLWQDDMVAFALGCSFSFEQPLLEAGIRLRHIDLGRNIAMFRTNIDTRPTARLSGKMVVTMRPMKAAAAIQAIQITGRMPNVHGAPVHIGDPSLIGIQSLDTPDYGDAVPIEADEIPVFWACGVTPQSVVQASRPPLCITHAPGCMLVTDLWNSAL; from the coding sequence ATGTCCCTCCCAGCCCTGTCTTTTGAACAACTGCAACAATACGACCCCCTCGCCCTGCGCCAAGGCATCGCTGCCGGCCGGTACCAAGGGCACACCAGTGGCCTGGGCAAGGGACGGGTACAAGCCAATATCGTGATCCTGCCCGGCGATTGGGCCAACGAGTTCCTGCGCTACTGCACGCTCAATCGCCAGGCCTGCCCGATATTGGACGTGACCGAACCCGGGGATCCGTACTTCCGCAACCTGGGCAACGCCATCGATATCCGCCACGAAGTGCCCCGTTACCGGGTCTTCCGTGACGGCGAGCTGAGCGAAGAGCCACTGGATATCGAGCACCTGTGGCAGGACGACATGGTCGCCTTCGCCCTGGGCTGTTCGTTCTCCTTCGAACAACCGCTGCTGGAAGCCGGCATTCGCCTGCGGCACATTGATCTGGGCCGCAACATCGCCATGTTCCGGACCAACATCGACACGCGCCCCACCGCCCGGCTCTCCGGCAAGATGGTCGTGACCATGCGGCCGATGAAAGCCGCCGCCGCGATCCAGGCGATCCAGATCACCGGGCGCATGCCCAACGTCCATGGTGCCCCGGTACACATCGGCGACCCATCATTGATCGGCATTCAATCCCTGGACACACCGGACTACGGCGACGCCGTGCCGATCGAAGCGGATGAAATCCCGGTGTTCTGGGCCTGTGGCGTGACCCCGCAATCGGTGGTCCAGGCCTCCCGTCCCCCGCTGTGCATCACCCACGCGCCGGGCTGCATGCTGGTGACGGATTTGTGGAATAGTGCTTTGTAG
- a CDS encoding HPP family protein, with translation MLSRWLPAAINTRPTEWSRAAIGMALGVMFSVWLCGQVYGLEVAQHLIGPLGASAVLLFAVSSGALAQPWSIFGGYLCASVVGLLVAHVLGRTLGSACLAAGMALVLMCWLRCIHPPAGALAATLVLADASIIALDWQALGAAMLAGSALLVSALAYNNLTRVRYPKRASEPVAVIPADHPPVDRQAITAEDLKLALAEMEAFFDVTPEDLEQLIHASERNAKRRSITEVLSGRD, from the coding sequence ATGCTTTCTCGCTGGCTCCCCGCTGCTATCAATACCCGTCCCACCGAATGGAGCCGTGCCGCCATTGGCATGGCCCTGGGGGTCATGTTCAGTGTCTGGCTCTGCGGCCAAGTGTATGGCCTCGAAGTGGCGCAGCACCTGATCGGCCCTCTCGGGGCTTCGGCGGTGCTGCTGTTCGCGGTGTCTTCAGGCGCCCTCGCCCAGCCCTGGTCAATTTTTGGCGGTTACCTGTGTGCCTCGGTCGTAGGGCTGCTGGTGGCCCATGTGCTGGGACGCACACTGGGCAGCGCCTGCCTGGCAGCCGGCATGGCACTGGTGTTGATGTGCTGGCTGCGCTGTATTCATCCCCCGGCCGGCGCCCTGGCGGCGACGTTGGTGCTGGCGGATGCGTCCATTATCGCCCTGGACTGGCAGGCCCTTGGCGCGGCCATGCTGGCAGGTTCCGCCCTGCTGGTCAGTGCGCTGGCCTACAACAACCTGACGCGGGTGCGCTACCCGAAGCGGGCCAGCGAACCGGTGGCCGTCATCCCCGCCGACCATCCCCCCGTCGACCGTCAGGCCATTACCGCCGAGGACTTGAAACTGGCTCTTGCGGAAATGGAAGCATTCTTCGACGTAACCCCTGAAGATCTCGAACAATTGATCCATGCCAGCGAGCGAAATGCCAAGCGCCGCAGCATCACGGAGGTGCTATCGGGTCGCGACTGA